In Sphingomonas sp. SORGH_AS_0950, the following are encoded in one genomic region:
- the rplT gene encoding 50S ribosomal protein L20, translating into MARVKRGTTTKAKHKRILDQAKGYYGRRKNTIRIARQAVEKAGQYAYRDRKVKKRTFRGLWIQRINAGVRAEGLTYSQFMHGLKLAGVELDRKVLADIAMHEGEAFAAIVAQAKAALPQAA; encoded by the coding sequence ATGGCACGCGTCAAGCGGGGCACGACCACCAAGGCGAAGCATAAGCGGATTTTGGATCAGGCGAAGGGCTATTATGGCCGTCGCAAGAACACCATCCGCATCGCACGCCAGGCCGTCGAAAAGGCCGGTCAATATGCGTATCGCGACCGCAAGGTTAAGAAGCGGACCTTCCGTGGTCTGTGGATCCAGCGCATCAACGCCGGTGTCCGGGCCGAGGGCCTGACCTATTCGCAGTTCATGCACGGCCTGAAGCTGGCGGGCGTCGAACTGGACCGGAAGGTCCTGGCCGACATCGCGATGCACGAGGGCGAAGCCTTTGCGGCGATCGTCGCGCAGGCGAAGGCCGCTCTGCCGCAGGCCGCGTAA
- the rpmI gene encoding 50S ribosomal protein L35, whose protein sequence is MPKLKTKSGVKKRFKLTATGKLKHGVAGKRHRLISHNGKYIRQNRGTSVLSDADTKTVKAWAPYGLN, encoded by the coding sequence ATGCCCAAGCTCAAGACCAAGAGCGGCGTCAAGAAGCGCTTCAAGCTCACCGCGACCGGCAAGCTCAAGCACGGCGTCGCCGGCAAGCGCCACCGCCTGATCAGCCATAACGGCAAGTATATCCGCCAGAACCGCGGCACCTCGGTCCTGTCCGATGCCGACACCAAGACCGTGAAGGCCTGGGCGCCTTACGGCCTGAACTGA
- a CDS encoding AsmA family protein has protein sequence MDQAPAADTSASPTAARAGWRRWALRIAIGLLLAIAAIWLVLFVTKGRFLRHPFESIAGRLTHRTVTVGGDFQLYFAPWRIKFVAERIAISNPGWASRPYLFTADRIDSRIAPLSLLFGKRRFTWLALTNSAVDLEWTPDHRTNSWTFSEKKGGKPLEFPRIDTAEINGTTLRYRDPRMRVTADLALEDFRSQDARIGKAVGLRGKGVIRATPFTLTGQLLSPDATANRGRNELIARMRAAGNVVDVAGTLPSIADIEDVPLRTRARGKDLSTLLEVIGVVIPRTRTYDLRAQLVKDGDVYRFTRMKGTFGDSDLAGTLTVTHGERLHLDSQLTTGKLDIVDAAPFIGYNPDIVATRGAQAAAAATGAGAQRLLPDAALPVATMQRFDANLKWTIRTVRSRRVPISDVDLTLALDRGKLTLSPLRFAMARGDVASDLLFDTRQRPSLVRYDIRLSPTPLGRLLAGWGVAEAGTTGTVKGRIQLQGRGDTIHDSLASANGRMAFILPAGSLWTRNAQLAELDLGTFVQKMFEDRLKEPVRINCGLIAFTVRGGIAAADPILIDTSKNVIVGRGGFSFRNEAIDMAIRADAKKFSLFSGQSPVGLTGSFANPGIDPISGDLLARAGAGLGLAVVATPLAGVLAFVDVGDAKAAACGPVLSGARASAQRTTKGQPRQDVGNGTTAKSKDGRQSEGEAKSQRKKFLGIF, from the coding sequence ATGGATCAGGCGCCAGCGGCCGACACCTCCGCCAGCCCGACCGCCGCCCGTGCGGGCTGGCGGCGATGGGCGTTGCGGATCGCGATCGGGCTGCTGCTCGCCATCGCCGCGATCTGGCTCGTGCTGTTCGTCACCAAGGGGCGGTTCCTGCGCCACCCCTTCGAGTCGATCGCGGGCAGGCTGACCCACCGGACGGTGACGGTAGGCGGCGATTTCCAGCTTTATTTCGCGCCGTGGCGGATCAAGTTCGTCGCCGAGCGGATCGCCATCTCCAACCCCGGCTGGGCCAGCCGTCCCTATCTGTTCACCGCCGACCGGATCGATTCGCGAATCGCGCCGCTGTCGCTGTTGTTCGGCAAGCGGCGCTTCACCTGGCTGGCGCTGACCAACAGCGCGGTCGATCTGGAATGGACGCCCGACCACCGCACGAACAGCTGGACCTTCAGCGAGAAGAAGGGCGGCAAGCCGCTGGAGTTCCCGCGAATCGACACGGCCGAGATCAACGGCACGACGCTGCGCTATCGCGATCCCCGGATGCGCGTGACCGCCGACCTGGCGCTGGAGGATTTCCGGTCGCAGGATGCCCGGATCGGCAAGGCGGTCGGGCTACGCGGCAAGGGCGTGATCCGCGCGACGCCCTTCACCTTGACCGGGCAGTTGCTGTCGCCCGACGCCACCGCCAATCGGGGCAGGAACGAACTGATCGCGCGGATGCGCGCGGCGGGCAATGTGGTTGATGTCGCGGGCACCCTGCCCTCGATCGCCGATATCGAGGATGTCCCGCTGCGCACCCGCGCGCGGGGCAAGGACCTGTCGACGCTGCTCGAGGTCATCGGCGTCGTCATCCCGCGCACCCGCACCTATGACCTGCGCGCGCAGCTGGTGAAGGACGGCGACGTCTATCGCTTCACCCGCATGAAGGGGACGTTCGGCGACAGCGACCTGGCGGGGACGCTGACCGTCACCCATGGCGAGCGGCTGCATCTCGATTCGCAGCTGACCACCGGCAAGCTCGACATCGTCGATGCCGCGCCCTTTATCGGCTATAATCCCGACATCGTCGCGACCAGGGGCGCGCAGGCCGCCGCCGCCGCGACCGGGGCGGGGGCGCAAAGGCTGTTGCCCGATGCCGCGCTGCCGGTGGCGACGATGCAGCGGTTCGACGCCAACCTGAAATGGACGATCCGTACCGTCCGCTCGCGCCGCGTGCCCATCTCCGATGTCGACCTGACGCTGGCGCTGGATCGCGGCAAGCTGACCCTGTCGCCGCTCCGCTTCGCGATGGCGCGCGGCGACGTCGCGTCCGACCTGCTGTTCGACACGCGCCAACGGCCCAGCCTGGTCCGTTACGACATCCGCCTGTCGCCGACGCCGCTCGGGCGGCTGCTGGCGGGATGGGGCGTGGCGGAGGCGGGGACGACCGGCACGGTCAAGGGTCGCATCCAGCTTCAGGGGCGCGGCGACACCATCCATGATTCGCTGGCCAGCGCGAACGGGCGGATGGCCTTCATCCTGCCCGCCGGCTCGCTATGGACCCGCAACGCGCAGCTGGCCGAGCTGGATCTCGGCACCTTCGTCCAGAAGATGTTCGAGGATCGCCTGAAGGAGCCGGTGCGGATCAATTGCGGGCTGATCGCCTTCACCGTGCGCGGCGGGATCGCGGCGGCGGATCCGATCCTGATCGACACGTCCAAGAACGTCATCGTCGGGCGCGGCGGCTTCAGCTTCCGCAACGAGGCCATCGACATGGCGATCCGCGCCGATGCCAAGAAGTTCAGCCTGTTTTCGGGCCAGTCCCCGGTCGGCCTGACCGGCAGCTTCGCCAATCCTGGTATCGATCCGATCAGCGGCGACTTGCTGGCGCGCGCCGGGGCCGGGCTGGGCCTGGCGGTGGTGGCGACGCCGCTGGCGGGGGTGCTGGCCTTTGTCGATGTCGGCGATGCCAAGGCGGCGGCCTGCGGCCCGGTCCTGTCGGGCGCCCGTGCCAGCGCGCAGCGGACCACCAAGGGGCAGCCCCGCCAGGATGTCGGCAACGGCACCACCGCCAAGTCGAAGGACGGCCGTCAGAGCGAAGGCGAGGCCAAGAGCCAGCGCAAGAAGTTCCTGGGGATCTTCTAG
- a CDS encoding inositol monophosphatase family protein, producing the protein MSVHTADIDLALKLADAAGAAIRPYFRREMGLEIKEDRSPVTLADREAEAAMRRILEAERSGDGIHGEEYGVKDGVTGRQWVLDPIDGTRSFTVGRPIFGTLIALVDNGWPVLGIIDQPIAKERWLGVMGRPTLFNGQPARTRRCPALEGATIATTSPHLFEDDDVPHFMALVAAISGDSPRQGPVYGGDCYNYGLLASGHVDIVCESGLKLHDFAALVPVVEGAGGRMCDWNGDPLTADSAGHVLAIGDPARTEEALEALRNVPHEHDHHDH; encoded by the coding sequence ATGTCCGTTCATACAGCCGATATCGATCTGGCGTTGAAGCTGGCCGACGCCGCCGGCGCCGCCATCCGACCCTATTTTCGCCGCGAGATGGGGCTGGAGATCAAGGAGGATCGCTCCCCCGTCACGCTCGCCGACCGCGAGGCCGAAGCGGCGATGCGCCGCATCCTGGAGGCGGAACGCTCGGGCGACGGGATTCACGGCGAGGAATATGGCGTCAAGGACGGCGTCACCGGGCGGCAATGGGTGCTCGACCCGATCGACGGCACGCGCAGCTTCACCGTGGGGCGGCCGATCTTCGGCACGCTCATCGCGCTGGTCGACAATGGCTGGCCGGTGCTGGGCATCATCGACCAGCCGATCGCGAAGGAACGCTGGCTGGGCGTGATGGGCCGCCCGACGCTGTTCAACGGCCAGCCCGCGCGGACGCGCCGCTGTCCGGCGCTGGAAGGCGCGACGATCGCGACGACCAGCCCGCATCTGTTCGAGGACGACGACGTGCCGCATTTCATGGCGCTGGTGGCGGCGATCAGCGGCGACAGCCCGCGCCAGGGGCCGGTCTATGGCGGGGACTGTTATAATTACGGTCTGCTCGCCAGCGGCCATGTCGACATCGTGTGCGAATCGGGCCTGAAGCTCCACGACTTCGCGGCGCTGGTGCCGGTGGTCGAGGGGGCCGGGGGCCGGATGTGCGACTGGAACGGCGATCCGCTGACCGCCGACAGCGCCGGACATGTGCTGGCGATCGGCGATCCGGCGCGGACCGAAGAGGCGCTGGAGGCGTTGCGCAACGTGCCGCACGAGCATGATCATCACGATCACTGA
- a CDS encoding peroxiredoxin, protein MKAVLGVLLAMAAFPAAAALRPGATAPDFTTRGAVAGKVFTLKLKDQLRHGPVVLYFFPAAFTSGCSAEARAFAEKIDAFRAAGARVIGMSADPVDKLAAFSKAECAGKFPVASAGPAIVKGYDVALGRQMEGRDITSRTSYVIGRDGRILFVHDDMNPAEHVATTLAAVRGLAAKR, encoded by the coding sequence ATGAAGGCAGTCTTGGGCGTTCTTCTTGCAATGGCGGCGTTTCCCGCCGCCGCGGCCTTGCGTCCCGGCGCCACCGCCCCCGATTTCACGACGCGCGGCGCGGTCGCGGGCAAGGTCTTCACGCTCAAGCTGAAGGATCAGCTGCGCCACGGCCCGGTCGTCCTGTATTTCTTCCCCGCCGCCTTCACCAGCGGATGCAGCGCCGAGGCGCGCGCCTTTGCCGAGAAGATCGACGCCTTCCGCGCGGCGGGCGCGCGGGTGATCGGCATGTCGGCCGATCCGGTGGACAAGCTCGCCGCCTTTTCCAAGGCCGAATGCGCGGGCAAGTTCCCGGTCGCCAGCGCGGGTCCCGCGATCGTCAAGGGCTATGACGTCGCGCTCGGCCGCCAGATGGAAGGCCGCGATATCACCTCGCGCACCAGCTATGTGATCGGTCGCGACGGGCGCATCCTGTTCGTCCATGATGACATGAACCCCGCCGAACATGTCGCCACGACGCTGGCGGCGGTCCGCGGTCTGGCGGCCAAGCGCTAA